The Labeo rohita strain BAU-BD-2019 chromosome 10, IGBB_LRoh.1.0, whole genome shotgun sequence genomic interval tattattcaaaatagctgctttctatttgaatatattttaaaatgtaatttattcctgtgatcattctaatatgctgatttgctgttcaataaacattattattattattattattaataataataataattattattattattattatcaatatttaaaacacttgagtaatttttttcaggaatctttAAAGAAGAGAAAGTTCCAAatagcagcatttatctgaaaaatgcattttaaaatatattcaaatagaaaacagttattttaaatagtgacaatatttcagaatgttactgtttttgctgtgctttggacaCTTCTATGACGTTTTGGAGCTTTATGGGGTATTATATTATTCACgaagaaaaacacaaagcaaagaATAGTTAATTTCATGTCTATTACTTTTAGGAAGTGACTTTACGTGTTACAGCTAAAGCGTGCCTGTGGTCAGATACTGTGAGACAGAACTGCAAAGTGCAAACTGCACTGTCAGGCTATGCGTGCTAAATAGCACCTACTAGTGGCAGAAATACGTATAACACAAATGCATGCATTACACAGTATCAGCAGAATTTCCTCCCATTCAAACCATATCAGGTGTgtaatacacacatacaaactGTAGAAGCActcttaaaaacacataaatagacggcttattaaaattgttttaaaacattaagtatatttaactatccctttagttAGAAGTTTAATGCAATATCTACTGGAGATTGATGCAAAAATACATGTGAATCCGCATGTGTGTTTCTAAAAGAAAGAGGTAAAGCAAGATGAATAGGCAGACATTATTTGTTAGGGAGGTTAGAAAAGGTGTGCTTCTCAAAATCTGAAGAGATGGAGGTGTTGTCATGGCGACTGTTTCTATGGAGACAGTGCTGCCTAGGTCAGCACCAATGAAGCAGTGTATTTTGTCATTATGCAACATATATCCTTACACACACTCTCCCAATACAGAACAGcagaaatatattgtaaaagcTTTTATTCACATTGCAGTATTTACAAGCAAAGGGCAAATCATAAAGTCCAGCAAGGATACAAAGGCATTGTTTACTGTTTGCATAAGGACATTTCGCAAGTAAGGCAACAGAAATACAAATACTGAAATGAGTAACCCAAGGCATGTCAATGAGATTGTGACATATATGTCAATACTGAACTTGATCCTGTCTTTTATCATGTAAGATTTCAGGCACACTGTTCTCTGCCCTAAAGCAAACAGCTAAAGGCACCAGCATTTTTGACCTGTGTCTATCTGTAAATTCTCAAATCTGCTGCAGGAACTCCAATTTGACTTGTCACTTTTCAGGAAAGTAAGTTCAAATGAATTACATGGCTGTCAATACTAATGGCAACTTGTGGTGTTGTTCTCTGTCCTGGTAACAGGATGTGTCAATCTGAATACAAATCACATGTTTCAAGTgacctatattgctgttttttctcTCTACACCACATTTTCTTGCACTGTTCTTACGCCTTTTCACCTTCCCACTCACTCTTCAGTAGCTGACACATTGTTTAAATACAAGGAAAGGAATACAGTTTTGATTTCTGCCATGATATCATTAGAtctataaaatcatataatgAAATTGCCAAATATTTCAccacaaataataaatgctcAACACATTGCACTGTCATTATATAAGAAGCAgcattaaatacattaacaagCATTTGAATCTCGTTTTcataatacaaaacaatataaacctcaaaaatgtatgtaaacaagGCCAAAAATGACACTGAATAGCAATTTGATAATACAATTGTTGATTCTTGTACAAAAAAAGATCTAGTTTATATTATTGTTGTCGATTATTGATGTTTGTGGCAAGGCGATATTCTAGCACTGGCTACATATATCTGCAAAAAGGTcgagtaataaatgttttttgataaaccttttttgttttcgCACCAAGTGTGAAGTTCAATTTGcactaaattaacattttttatgtctatggTTTTCAGTAAAATGTTGCTAACACTTTTCAATAAGGTTGAATTAGTTCAGATTAATTAATACCgtagctaacatgaactaacaataaacaagaCTTTGCTGctctatttattcatctttattaacattagttaatacaaatacaactgcactgtaaagagttttcaccagtttcaaacCTAAAAACTTAAgctcagcagctgccttaaaattttaagttaaatcaactcagactacaagtcatttcaactcactacaacAAAGTGAAataacttgtacttttaagatgatttaacttaaaattttaaagcagttgctaaaaactttttacagtgtttattgATAGCTCATGTTAGCGCATGTCtgtaatattagtattttatagtaatattaagaaataattattaaattaaaagcattttattgttagttcatgttaaataacgtagttaactaatgttaacaaatgaaaactttgtaaagtgtaaaagtgtacattgtaaagtgttaccgatgtaattactttcatttttttcttaaatgctCTTGCCAGAGAAAATCAGTTTTAGGCCGTTTATGGTATTTGGTAGACaggataaaaataaacattagtttCTGTATACATGTGCACCACATAGCTGGCAAACCAAGTGTTTTGAGGTATAGACGATGCCTGGTTCGTTAGATTGTGCTCATCTGATCACAGCTTTCTCATCAGCGTGTTTTAACGTGTAAAAATAGAGCATCATTAATACCAGAACGCTTTAACAGTCTTGACCCTCTTTTTACCTCTTTACCAGCTGTTTTGCAGTTCAtatctgactagaaccagacaGGTCCAGTTTTTGTAGGCGTCTAGTGTCACTTCTCTCTTTCCTCTGTGGTAGAGTCTGTTAGGAAGtcttttagataaaaaaaaaagtccatcttGTTTGTCTTAGCCATGCAAAGTCATGCTTTATGTGGTTACAAGTGGCTGATATACAGTTGTTAGACCCAGCCTTATTCGCCACAAAGCCGCACtgaatgtctctctctctgacacAATGTAGGTCTTGAAAGTCAGATTAAAGTGAATTCTTCTATTAGCCAAAAAGGCAACATGAAGATCAGGAAGTAGGAGAAGAAGTGATGGTCAAAATAACAGAAGTAACTGAATAATCTGAGTTGTGTCTTTATGTCTAGTCTGACACAAGCTTTGCAAGAGCACGGAAAATAAgaagtaatataaataaataaatataaatgaggTGACGAactacataaatacaaaatatgaaaGGATATTAAAAAATGCTCTCTTGAAGGTACACACAGAGGTGTTTGAAAACCTTGATCCTTCACAGTCTTGAATCGATTGAAACCCTGATGAACAGTAAAACAGAAGATCAATCTGTCTCTCATGGACAGTGAGCCTGGTGTGGAAGGTTGTAATCCATCAGTCAGCATGTCCAGATCACGGTAAATCACTGCTTGACTCCTGTCAGTGGATGAAAACACCATTAATCATAGAGAGTCAAGGCTGCAATCTTTCTGAGCACATTAATGTTGACATTTTGCATTTGGCAAAGCAACTTATCATTGAATTTGATGGTATACGTTTTTAGCATTTTGAACAATTCTGCACCTCAAGTATTCCTTTAGTTCTTAaatactgatttttaaatagtttaccTGCCTACTTATCCatcaaaacaagtaaataataaaaacaacagggaaaaaaaaagtggaaaaagaAATAACATTACTGGTTGTTCTTATACATACGGAAGACCATTTCtgtcactgaataaaacataaaaaaggtaactgggACTTtttatcacataattctgacttttttttcacaatttcgagtttacatcttgcaattctgactttttttctaagaattgtgagatataaaatcgcaattctaagaaacaaagttgcaattctgagcaataagtcagaaatgcatgatataaactcagaattgcaggggaaaaaaataagaattgcgagatatgaactcggaattgcgagaaaaagacagaattgtgagatataacctcGAAATTGTGAGGAAGAAAgacagaattgggagatataaacttaattgtaagaaaaatgtcagaattgtgagatataaactcataattgtgagaaaaaaaagtcagaactgtaagatataatctcagaattgtgaaataaaaagtctgatttgcaagatataaactcggaatgacaagaagaaaagtcagaattgtgagatataaacaactGTGGAAAAACGTCTGAacagcaagatataaactcacagctgcaatataaactcggaattgtgaggaaaaaagtctgaattgtgggatataaactcagaactgtaagaaaaaaagtcagaattataagatataatctcagaattgtgaaaaaaagtctaaattgtgagatataaactcggaattgtaagaaaaaaagaattgtgagaaatgaatTCGGAATTGTGgggaagaaagtcagaattgtgagatataaattaggaattgtaagaaaaaagtcagaattgtgagataaattcggaattgcgagaaaaaagtcagaattataaaatataatctcagaattgtgaaaaaaagtctgaattgtgagatataaactcggaattgtaagaaaaaaagaattgtgagaaatgaatTCGGAATTGTGgggaagaaagtcagaattgtgagatataaactaggaattgtaagaaaaaagtcagaattatgagatataaacttggaattgcaagaaaaactgaattgcaagatgtaatgtaaactcacaaatgactttaattctcagaattgcaaatttattttttgaaattgcaaggaaaaaagtctgaattgttagACATTCTCACTGGTAGTGCTTCTGTCTCACTCTTCCTTCACTTCACACCTCAATGCTTGTCATACTCTTTCTCCCACTCACATCCAAATTTAGACACATACTGGTGCATTAATACTGGTCCAACTTCATATATCAACTTAATATATATTCTGATAACATAAGCAAACAGCCTTCTTCTATAACAGCACCTTGCGGATGCCATGAAAAAACAGTGGCATGTTGTCATTTTGGTCCAGGATAATGATGTGTGTGATGTGTCACATTACTGCTAAGAGGAGGGAGTCCTGAATCTCAAGCTTTGATGTGAAACAGAAACTCATTCTCTCTTTTAGAGTCAAACGTGCGCAAGGCGTAGAGGTTGCTGTTCTCTTGATtgatgaaaaaacagcatagacaTTGACGTCTTGGTGATCTGTTTTGTTACTGATTAGTATTTAcagtaaacactttttttactttatttattttgtttaaccaGCAGACCCAAGGCAATTTTAGTGGCTGTCTGAACTCAGGTTTAAACTATGAAAGTTTCCCTAAAGTTTGAAAATCACTGAGTAAACTTATTTTTGTGcgattttttgcttaaaaagtgACCTTTGGctatatttatttcaagtaaatgcacTTGGTTTGATGTTGTGTTATGTAATGCAGTCACTGTTTTTTGAGAATGTCCTATATGTTTGAATACTTTTTGCGGTTACTGTATATGCATATAAGTACATACAACTCTAAACGCATTCAGTACCTGTAAAGTAGAAGACCTTGAAGCACTGGTCTCAGTCAGTGCAGCACTTCCTGGGATGCTTGACACAATAAACCCTGCTCCGTTAGGAAGGGGCTGCCGCACTACCACCTTCCCTTTTCTAGTCTCTGCCAAAAACAGACTGTACCAATAGGCATCACTTGAGATGAGAGTAGAGTCAGCGATGGTGGAGGAGTTCCTCTGGCTGACGATGCTGTTCCTACCCTGATGAGCTGCTTGTGACGGTTTCGGTTCTTGACATTTCAGCACGATGATCACCAGGACAGTTATGAGCAGAAGAAACAACACCGAGCCCAAACCGATCAGCAAATACAGGTTGAGATCAGTGAACAGGTCGTATTCGATAGGCACCTCTGTGGTTTCGGTAAACCTCGTGACCACTTGCTCCACCGTGGAGATCTTGATGGTCACCGTGGCGGAGCGAGGAGGATCTCCGTTGTCTCTGGCTATGATGACCAGGCGCTGCTGTCTGGGGTCTCTGTAACTGAACATGCGTGTGGTTCGTATCTCGCCGTTGTACTGGTCGAGGCTGAATAGCGTGGTGTCGGTGATCTGGAGGAACTGATAAGTTATACGAGAGTTCTGCATGGAGTCGGCATCCAACGCAATGACCTTGGTGACTAAAGATCCTTTATCGCTCGACCTCGGGATTATTTCCTCTATAACAGCACCTTGTGGACGCCATGGAGAAACTATGAGCGGTGTGTTGTCATTTTGGTCTAGGATGATAATGTGTACAGTCACGTTACTGCTGAGAGGAGGGAGTCCTGAATCTCTAGCTTCGATGTGAAAGAGAAACTCCTTCTCTCTTTCATAGTCAAACGTGCGTAACGCATAGAGGTTGCCGTTCTCGGGATTGATGGAAAACAGCATGGACATTGACGTGTTGGCGATTTCTTTTTCTACGATGAAGTAAACAAGATACTGATTTTCATGCAAGTCTGGGTCACGGGCGGTTAAGGAGGCGAGCAATGCCCCAGGCTCGTTGTTTTCCATTAGATGAATGGTATAGAGGGATTGAGGGAACGTTGGGGCATTATCGTTGACGTCTAGAATTGTAAGACTGATTGTTTCGTTATCAGTCAAAGGAGGGGTTCCTCTGTCAGTTACATAGAGTGTGATATCATAACTGCTTTTGACCTCGCGGTCAAGCGATTCGGTGACTGTTAACTCAAAAAAGTCTTCAGATGACTTTCTGAGAGCAAACGGTAACATCTCAGCATTGTGGATGGAGAGGACAACCTTACCGTTATCTCCAGAGTCCCTATCGCTCACGCTGATGACGGCAATCACTGTTCCGATAGGGTCATTTTCTTTAATCGAACTCTGAAAAGATTTTATCGTAATCTCAGGATGGTTGTCGTTTAGATCGGTGATGAATACTAAAATTTTACACTGACCAGAAAGCGGATTCACAGCCTTGTCCTTGGCTTCAACGTACATCTCAAAGCTCTTCACTTCTTCAAAATCAATCATGTCTTTTACTCTTATTTCTCCGCTGTTGGGATCCAAAGAGAACTTTTCTTGTGTTTTCTCAGATGTGTATAAAGTGAAGGAGTATGTGACCTCCGCATTGACACCCTCATCCAAATCGGTTGCGTTCAGCTGCATAATCAGTGTCCCGATTGGTGCATTTTCAATGAGGTCAACCGAGTACACTTGTCGATCAAATTGAGGGGCGTTGTCGTTGGTATCCAGCACTTGAACGATGATGCTGGCCGTGCCTGAGCGCGCAGGCAAGCCTCCGTCCACGGCGGTGAGGGTTAGTGTATGAACGGCTTGTTTTTCTCGGTCTAAACTCGCTTTTAGCACTAGGTCCACGTACTTAGTCCCGTCACTTCCAGACTGGATTTCAATCGTAAACGTGTCGCTGTCACTCAGATAATAGGTCTCGATTGAGTTCTCTCCAACATCTGCATCCACCGCGTTTGTTAAAGAAAATCTCTCTCCGGGTGTTGCTGATTCTGAAATATCGAGCGGTATTCTCTCCCTTCTGAATTGAGGCGCGTTGTCATTGATGTCCATAATCTCTAATTCGATATTAAATATGCGAATCGGACTCTCAATTATCACGTCCATCTTGAGGAAGCAAAACGATGATGTTTTGGCCGGGCATAAATACTCCCGGTCAATTTTCTCAGCGATGTACAGTTCCCCAGTGTCTTTGTTTATTTCTAGGTATTTCTTGCTATGGATATAATCCAGCTTTACCTTTCGTTCCAACAGGCTGTGCGCGTCAAGGCCCAAATCCGTGGCGATATTAGCTATCACGGTGCCCACTGGAATTTCTTCAGGGATGGAGTATCTTGTTACAGCCGAGGCGAGACTCCATATCGCGGAGAGGACGACAAAACCGAGCTGCCTTCTCCTCCACGGATCCATTGCAGAGCGCATGGCAATGCTTTCACTGTctttcactaaaaataaaacagtgtgTTCCAAAACGAATCGAGGTTAGCGGGTATTTGGATTCTTGAAAACATCCAGCAGAGCATCGCCATAGCGCCGTGCTGTGGATCCCGCCCGCTCATCAGATTCAGCTGAGCTTCAGTGCACCTCTCTCTGCCTCCGTCCAATAGCATTATGAAAGCAAAGCATGGCTGTTCTTGCATCCCTCCTTAAAGTGAATATCAGCAGTGCAGCGACATCGTGTGAAGATAAAGgtttgcataaaaatatttttttaagacaaaataagttatttatGAAAGAATATAGTATTTCTGCTCAGCATTTTGAGCACTCCTTATTAATGTCCTTATTAATGAAAGTCAATAGAGAATGTGTAGTTTGGCTGCAAATGtttaaagtaacaaataaatgtagtgacatttaaagtacttttatttcacttttctCGACAAATTATAACTTTTGGGCGTCATCCAACAAGAAAAAGGTTCAGCACCACGGACAGATCCATACGGTGctaaccatatatatatatatggtatttaaaaagtatgtataca includes:
- the LOC127172472 gene encoding protocadherin beta-6, whose product is MRSAMDPWRRRQLGFVVLSAIWSLASAVTRYSIPEEIPVGTVIANIATDLGLDAHSLLERKVKLDYIHSKKYLEINKDTGELYIAEKIDREYLCPAKTSSFCFLKMDVIIESPIRIFNIELEIMDINDNAPQFRRERIPLDISESATPGERFSLTNAVDADVGENSIETYYLSDSDTFTIEIQSGSDGTKYVDLVLKASLDREKQAVHTLTLTAVDGGLPARSGTASIIVQVLDTNDNAPQFDRQVYSVDLIENAPIGTLIMQLNATDLDEGVNAEVTYSFTLYTSEKTQEKFSLDPNSGEIRVKDMIDFEEVKSFEMYVEAKDKAVNPLSGQCKILVFITDLNDNHPEITIKSFQSSIKENDPIGTVIAVISVSDRDSGDNGKVVLSIHNAEMLPFALRKSSEDFFELTVTESLDREVKSSYDITLYVTDRGTPPLTDNETISLTILDVNDNAPTFPQSLYTIHLMENNEPGALLASLTARDPDLHENQYLVYFIVEKEIANTSMSMLFSINPENGNLYALRTFDYEREKEFLFHIEARDSGLPPLSSNVTVHIIILDQNDNTPLIVSPWRPQGAVIEEIIPRSSDKGSLVTKVIALDADSMQNSRITYQFLQITDTTLFSLDQYNGEIRTTRMFSYRDPRQQRLVIIARDNGDPPRSATVTIKISTVEQVVTRFTETTEVPIEYDLFTDLNLYLLIGLGSVLFLLLITVLVIIVLKCQEPKPSQAAHQGRNSIVSQRNSSTIADSTLISSDAYWYSLFLAETRKGKVVVRQPLPNGAGFIVSSIPGSAALTETSASRSSTLQESSSDLP